The following proteins are encoded in a genomic region of Bacteroidales bacterium:
- a CDS encoding ATP-binding protein: MIKKKLIKKIIITGPESTGKTTIAEFLSKEFNTIYIPEYARKYIQQRNNKYDYNDVLNITKHQIKELTKNYNKANKFVFFDTGLIITKIWFNEVFNKVPKLLENALKSIKPDCYLLCYPDIEWIPDDIRINNGEKRNELFIKYRQELELYNFKYQIIRGIGKERLLSAKNFLSSAYCL; encoded by the coding sequence TTGATTAAAAAAAAATTAATAAAGAAGATAATAATTACAGGCCCTGAATCAACCGGAAAAACAACTATTGCAGAATTTCTGTCTAAAGAGTTCAATACAATTTATATTCCTGAATATGCAAGAAAATATATTCAACAAAGGAATAATAAATACGATTATAATGATGTTTTAAATATAACAAAACATCAAATTAAAGAATTAACAAAGAACTACAATAAGGCTAATAAATTTGTTTTTTTTGATACAGGATTAATAATTACAAAGATATGGTTCAATGAAGTGTTTAATAAAGTTCCGAAACTTTTGGAAAATGCTCTGAAATCAATTAAACCGGATTGTTATTTACTTTGTTATCCGGATATTGAATGGATACCGGATGATATAAGAATTAACAACGGAGAAAAAAGAAATGAACTATTTATTAAATATCGCCAAGAACTTGAACTTTATAATTTTAAATACCAAATTATAAGAGGCATAGGCAAAGAGAGATTATTATCTGCAAAAAATTTCTTATCTTCGGCATATTGTTTGTAG
- the elbB gene encoding isoprenoid biosynthesis glyoxalase ElbB, which yields MSKSPKIAIILSGNGVYDGAEIHESTMTMLAVDKQGGEYELFAPDIEQHHVINHLTGEETDEKRNVLVEAARIARGNIKPLSDLDVADFDAVMFPGGFGVAKNLSDFAFKGADCTVLPDIENTIKKAVSLGKPIGALCISPAVVAKVLEGVKVTIGQDQGTVAVINNMGGNHINTSHGEVTVDEKFKVATTPCYMLDATISDIANGAENVTKAVFKMIN from the coding sequence ATGAGTAAATCTCCAAAAATAGCAATAATTTTATCGGGAAACGGTGTATATGATGGTGCGGAAATTCATGAATCAACAATGACTATGCTGGCTGTTGACAAGCAAGGCGGTGAATATGAACTGTTTGCACCGGACATTGAACAACACCATGTTATTAATCATTTAACCGGAGAAGAAACGGATGAGAAAAGAAATGTATTAGTTGAAGCTGCCAGAATAGCGAGAGGTAATATAAAACCCTTATCAGATCTTGATGTAGCTGATTTTGATGCGGTGATGTTTCCGGGAGGCTTTGGTGTAGCAAAGAATTTATCTGATTTTGCTTTTAAAGGTGCAGATTGTACTGTTTTACCGGATATTGAAAATACTATTAAAAAAGCTGTTTCTCTCGGCAAACCAATTGGTGCATTATGTATTTCTCCGGCTGTAGTTGCAAAAGTATTGGAAGGTGTTAAAGTTACAATTGGTCAAGATCAAGGTACAGTTGCTGTTATTAACAATATGGGAGGAAATCATATAAACACATCTCACGGTGAAGTAACAGTTGACGAAAAATTTAAAGTCGCTACAACCCCCTGCTATATGCTTGATGCTACAATTTCTGATATAGCGAACGGAGCTGAAAATGTTACAAAAGCTGTATTTAAGATGATTAATTGA
- a CDS encoding FKBP-type peptidyl-prolyl cis-trans isomerase, with protein MKTYYKYLVLILLVVLFSFCNKEKKDIEKALLEEYLANVEYKNIDTIEDGLYLINTGFSSPETLVSDLPASGDTVVSVYKGYLLSDPEIVFDEADFENPQYYAFKKDPVIPGWELSIAKMKKDALAILIIHSDYAYKGDQVGLIPPFSSLIYEVRIVDIIKSN; from the coding sequence ATGAAAACATATTACAAATATTTAGTATTGATTCTATTAGTTGTTTTATTTTCATTTTGTAATAAAGAAAAAAAAGATATTGAGAAAGCATTACTTGAAGAATATCTTGCAAATGTTGAATATAAGAATATTGACACCATAGAAGACGGATTATACTTGATTAATACCGGGTTTTCATCACCCGAAACCTTAGTTTCTGATTTGCCTGCATCGGGTGATACAGTTGTTTCAGTTTACAAAGGATACTTATTAAGCGATCCTGAAATTGTTTTTGATGAAGCAGATTTTGAGAATCCTCAATATTATGCATTTAAAAAAGATCCGGTTATTCCCGGTTGGGAATTGTCAATCGCTAAAATGAAAAAAGATGCTTTAGCAATTCTGATAATTCATTCCGACTATGCATATAAAGGGGATCAAGTCGGCTTAATCCCTCCTTTTTCTTCTTTAATTTATGAAGTAAGAATTGTAGATATCATTAAATCTAATTAA
- a CDS encoding response regulator, producing MNNKNADKKILLAEGFAPSRNVMVEILKVLGYKYKTADTGYDVILSIKNNKFDLMLLDLELPQFDGFETIEHIRRNLNYPENTIPVVAMTNRDFSSEFNQTYKEEGFDGLIIKPFSLDDLDHIIKEILFRPKKREKNVFSD from the coding sequence ATGAACAATAAAAATGCCGATAAAAAAATTTTACTTGCTGAAGGATTTGCACCCAGCAGAAATGTTATGGTAGAAATTTTGAAAGTATTAGGGTATAAATACAAAACAGCAGATACAGGTTATGATGTTATTTTATCAATAAAGAATAATAAATTTGATTTAATGCTTTTAGACCTTGAATTGCCGCAATTCGATGGTTTTGAAACCATAGAACATATACGCAGAAACTTAAATTATCCGGAAAATACGATACCTGTTGTTGCAATGACTAATAGAGATTTTTCTTCTGAATTTAATCAAACGTACAAGGAAGAAGGTTTTGATGGTCTTATTATTAAACCATTTTCTCTTGATGATTTGGATCATATTATTAAAGAAATATTATTTCGTCCGAAAAAAAGAGAAAAAAATGTATTTTCCGATTAA
- a CDS encoding formylglycine-generating enzyme family protein, whose amino-acid sequence MILVEGGTFMMGSNTGVPEEKPAHKVTVSSFYICEHEVTVSEYKQFSSSTGKKMPSPPDKEWMDSHKYTQMFYVSSGKSWWGWDANFPMHHVSWYDVIKYCNWLSAKNGLEKCYKKNADGGWDLDRSKNGYRLPTEAEWEFAARGGNKSQNYKYSGSNNINDVAWYDETSKLVGPKKIKTKKPNELGIYDMSGNVWEWCSDYYKSNFYASSPEKDPFYSTAQPYRVLRGGSWHYREELAKVTSRDGPKAAKTNFNYGFRVARNK is encoded by the coding sequence ATGATTTTAGTGGAAGGCGGAACATTTATGATGGGGTCAAATACAGGTGTACCGGAAGAAAAACCGGCACATAAAGTAACTGTCAGTTCTTTTTACATTTGTGAGCATGAAGTAACAGTAAGTGAATATAAGCAATTTTCAAGTTCAACAGGAAAAAAAATGCCTTCTCCACCCGATAAAGAATGGATGGATTCACATAAATATACTCAAATGTTTTATGTATCATCCGGTAAATCTTGGTGGGGATGGGATGCTAATTTTCCGATGCACCATGTTTCTTGGTATGACGTAATTAAATATTGTAATTGGTTAAGTGCAAAAAACGGTTTAGAAAAATGCTATAAAAAAAATGCAGACGGCGGATGGGATTTGGACAGAAGTAAAAACGGTTATCGATTACCTACCGAAGCCGAATGGGAATTTGCAGCAAGAGGCGGAAATAAAAGTCAAAATTACAAATACAGCGGAAGTAACAATATTAATGATGTAGCATGGTATGACGAAACCTCAAAATTAGTAGGCCCTAAAAAAATAAAAACAAAAAAGCCTAATGAATTAGGCATTTATGACATGAGCGGGAACGTTTGGGAGTGGTGTAGTGATTATTACAAATCAAATTTTTATGCTTCATCTCCTGAAAAAGATCCTTTTTACAGCACAGCACAGCCTTACAGAGTATTAAGAGGCGGTTCTTGGCACTACAGAGAAGAACTTGCAAAAGTTACCAGCCGTGACGGGCCTAAAGCCGCAAAAACAAATTTCAATTACGGTTTTAGAGTAGCGCGTAACAAATAA